In Chloroflexota bacterium, the genomic window TCATCCGTGAAGCGACGGAGCTGGCACGGGCCAACGTTCGCGAGATCGTGCTGGTCGGTCAGGACACCACCGCCTACGGGCGCGACCGCGGAGAAACGAACGGACTGGCGCGGCTTCTTCGGCGGCTCGCGGACGAGGTCCCGGCGATATCGTGGATCCGCATCATGTACGCATATCCGCAGTTTGTATCGGACGAGCTGCTCCAGACGATGGCGAGCATCCCGCAGGTCTGTCGTTACCTGGACGTCCCCCTGCAGCACGCGCATCCCGCCACGCTCCGTCGGATGCGGCGGCCGCACGGGGCAGTCGAGGACCTGGTGGATCGGATCCGCGATCGCGTGCCCGGCATCGCCCTGCGGACGACGTTTATCGTCGGGTTTCCCGGGGAGACGGAGGAGGAGTTCGATCACCTGAGCCGGGCTGTCGAACGACTCCGGTTCGATCGCGTCGGTGTGTTTGCCTACTCGCGCGAGGAGGGCACGCCGGCGTTCGGTCTCGCCGATCAGGTTCCCGATTCGCGCAAGGAGCGGCGGCGGCGGGAGGTGATGTTGCTCGCGCGTCGATTGTCGCGCGAGATCAACGAAGCGTTCGTGGGCAAGGAATTGGAGGTTCTCACGGAGGCGTCAACCCGCACGCGCGGAGGGGACCGGCAGACCGTGGCGCGTTCGTACCGAGACGCACCGGAAGTCGACGGCGTGGTGGTAGTCGAAGGGGCGCAGCCGATCGGGCGGTTGATCAGGGTTCGCGTCGTCGGCAGCTCCGATTATGACCTGAGCGCGACGTTGGTGGAATGAGCGCGTCGATTTCGGATCTCGTGCAAGCGCTTGCCGCGGTGTGCGATCGACAGGGGTTGCGCGTGGCGGTGGCGGAGAGCTGCACTGGGGGCGGCCTCGCGGCGGCCATCACCGAGCGACCAGGGGTCTCATCATTCTTCCTGGGCGGGATCGTGTCCTACGCCAACGAGGTGAAAGTGGCTCTTCTGGGCGTGCCCGAGTCGGTCCTCGAGACCGAGGGCGCGGTGAGCGAAGCGACGGCACGAGCGATGGCGACCGGCGTCCGCGCGCGTATGAGGGCGGATGTGGGCATCGGGATCACGGGTATCGCGGGGCCGAGCGGCGCCACACCCACGAAGCCGGTCGGCTTGGTCTACATCGGCGT contains:
- the rimO gene encoding 30S ribosomal protein S12 methylthiotransferase RimO, whose translation is MPPTQPGLDGVDRRDQRTFTIVTLGCTKNVVDSEGIEQALASHGYVPVPDPSNAEAVIVNTCGFIGPSRQESIDTILRLAAEKRPGQKLVASGCLIERYAADLALEVPELDALVGVHRWPEMPQILEAIEDRKSGCAPRLARSAIERLDGDPRLPPVFLGDGVAPRADLVMPRRAPNAPSAYLKISDGCDARCAFCAIPSMKGRMRSKDADQIIREATELARANVREIVLVGQDTTAYGRDRGETNGLARLLRRLADEVPAISWIRIMYAYPQFVSDELLQTMASIPQVCRYLDVPLQHAHPATLRRMRRPHGAVEDLVDRIRDRVPGIALRTTFIVGFPGETEEEFDHLSRAVERLRFDRVGVFAYSREEGTPAFGLADQVPDSRKERRRREVMLLARRLSREINEAFVGKELEVLTEASTRTRGGDRQTVARSYRDAPEVDGVVVVEGAQPIGRLIRVRVVGSSDYDLSATLVE
- a CDS encoding CinA family protein, which encodes MSASISDLVQALAAVCDRQGLRVAVAESCTGGGLAAAITERPGVSSFFLGGIVSYANEVKVALLGVPESVLETEGAVSEATARAMATGVRARMRADVGIGITGIAGPSGATPTKPVGLVYIGVATPMETRVRRHVWPGDRLSIRQASIQAALELTVEMLR